One Dictyoglomus turgidum DSM 6724 DNA window includes the following coding sequences:
- the ftsY gene encoding signal recognition particle-docking protein FtsY, with protein MKLSFWDRLPKIKGFAERLQNIFKFSRVDTELLDELEMELIQSDLGIELTNEIIGEIKKRKISDMQELRDFLFDFFKSILDGLDYKLRLYDNRLNVVIFIGVNGTGKTSTVGKFAYYLKNLGYFPIIAAADTFRAAAIDQIKRWGERVGVDVVAQKEGADPGAVVFNAIEAAKARNKDVLLVDTAGRMHTKSNLVEELKKIEKIVEKTLGYPPSENLVVIDATLGQNVVRQVEIFHNAVNLTGAVLTKLDGTAKGGVIFNVIKRFNIPVKLVTIGEELDDLKPFDPNEFVESFIPEVKI; from the coding sequence ATGAAATTGAGTTTCTGGGATAGATTGCCAAAAATAAAAGGATTTGCAGAAAGACTGCAAAATATTTTTAAATTTTCAAGAGTTGATACGGAACTTTTAGATGAACTTGAAATGGAACTTATTCAGAGCGATTTAGGGATAGAACTTACTAATGAGATAATAGGCGAAATAAAGAAAAGAAAGATATCAGATATGCAAGAGCTTAGAGATTTTCTATTTGATTTCTTCAAAAGTATATTGGATGGGTTAGACTATAAGCTAAGGCTTTATGATAATAGGTTGAATGTAGTGATTTTCATAGGAGTAAATGGTACAGGAAAGACAAGTACTGTGGGTAAATTTGCATATTATCTTAAGAACTTGGGCTATTTTCCTATTATAGCTGCTGCTGACACCTTTAGAGCTGCTGCTATTGATCAAATAAAAAGATGGGGTGAGAGAGTAGGAGTAGATGTTGTAGCTCAAAAAGAGGGTGCTGATCCTGGAGCAGTGGTTTTTAATGCTATTGAAGCTGCAAAGGCAAGAAATAAAGATGTTCTTCTTGTGGATACTGCTGGTAGAATGCATACCAAAAGTAATCTGGTTGAGGAACTTAAAAAGATAGAGAAAATAGTGGAAAAAACCTTAGGATATCCCCCCTCAGAGAATCTTGTAGTGATAGATGCTACCTTAGGACAAAATGTGGTAAGACAGGTAGAGATTTTTCATAATGCAGTAAATTTAACAGGAGCTGTACTCACTAAGTTAGATGGAACTGCTAAAGGAGGAGTGATATTTAACGTGATAAAAAGATTTAATATACCTGTAAAGCTGGTTACCATTGGTGAGGAGTTGGATGATTTGAAGCCTTTTGATCCCAATGAATTTGTTGAGTCCTTTATACCGGAGGTAAAGATATGA
- a CDS encoding ATP-binding protein — MIYLKSLELTNFKSFIGNNKIPFSQKFTVITGPNGSGKSNILDAIRWVLGEQRIKALRAEKTDEIIFGGNRFYSKANYAKVELCLNIFNEDYFISRKLYRDEDSEYYLNGKEVRLKDVQFFLNNFGLGKYSFVFLGQGEIDELILKENGRIRELIENIAGISGYHEKVKELLLKLEVIESKWQELEEKRKELLGVIEELRAEVRIAERYNELKNKLEDVRKTLAFINLRKIKENIEKYLIEKEKVEKRLLELNELISENLAKRENLNKGYEKLVEKVSSLEEVLKSIDQRIYDLSLRENIYVEKKKILVENLKNIEKEKILLKDKILELKKREEEIGNLFQDFNHDEFSKIEIELKKKEDYLQDLIVKKGKIEDKVKSFEVLKDQPDIEELKFVKEKLENFIVKYRKKLETLERYREEIESKLLEESKILKKKEDTYEKNRIEILKLNNILAELKEATLENLPRGVRELLVYKKNKIHDILKNLINIPKEYMVALYNFLGNTIYDIVVDDENTARELIGYLKERKLGWATFRPLTLCRDERIREIPQEISNVLRAIDVIEYDPKYDRLIKNVLGNVLIFTDFQTASNYKNLLWEGWRIVTVQGEVFHPSGTISGGVRFGVEVALNTERAILDAEEKIRDYTEANNFLKRDIEELGISIEKNRKLKQKLESLMLRIENKINEKEKALVELEKKINLYEDYLKEGRIVLREFDSLLKEIEKEKLEVENLRKSYDEKRIRKIEVEKDLTLVKENLNGLKERLEDLEEEEKRVRDELILLEKALDECKDEYEKINSEKENFVIENKKFLEEGERIKNEIKRLEREWQKLREELVILEERKKDLQERIKELEMEYDKNYKDGLDVKINLSEEELKKLESEIIQEMESLGPINFLAETKLKEEESKYKSLLFQIEDIEGSINSLKKIIKDTREEAERRFLNAFSSFRDRAKNNWKLFFPNAEFDLLIENEKEVLDSEVKLKISSQKKNWKSLLMLSGGEKSIVGIVLLLSAVELAPVNFCFWDEIDAALDNQNAQILGKKIKELSDRNQFILISHNPVLMQHADIIYGVTLNEKGASQVLSWKVKEEV, encoded by the coding sequence ATGATCTATCTTAAGAGTTTAGAACTTACTAATTTTAAATCTTTTATTGGAAATAATAAAATTCCTTTTTCTCAGAAATTCACTGTTATTACAGGTCCTAATGGGAGTGGTAAGAGTAATATACTGGATGCTATTCGGTGGGTGCTTGGTGAGCAAAGAATAAAGGCGCTAAGGGCAGAAAAAACTGACGAGATTATATTTGGAGGAAATAGGTTTTATTCTAAGGCTAACTATGCAAAAGTAGAACTCTGTCTAAATATTTTCAACGAAGATTATTTTATTAGTAGGAAGCTGTATAGGGATGAGGATAGCGAGTATTATCTAAATGGTAAAGAGGTTAGGTTAAAAGATGTACAGTTTTTCCTTAATAATTTTGGGCTTGGTAAGTATAGTTTTGTTTTTTTAGGTCAGGGAGAGATCGACGAGTTAATTTTAAAGGAAAATGGAAGAATAAGAGAATTGATAGAAAATATTGCAGGTATTTCTGGATATCATGAAAAGGTGAAAGAGTTGTTGCTTAAATTAGAAGTAATCGAAAGCAAATGGCAAGAGCTGGAGGAAAAACGAAAAGAGCTTTTAGGGGTAATTGAGGAGTTAAGGGCGGAGGTAAGAATTGCTGAAAGATATAATGAATTGAAAAATAAGTTGGAAGATGTGAGAAAAACTTTAGCTTTTATTAATTTGAGAAAGATAAAGGAAAATATTGAGAAGTACTTAATAGAAAAAGAAAAAGTTGAAAAAAGACTTTTGGAACTGAACGAATTAATCTCTGAAAATTTAGCTAAAAGAGAAAATCTTAATAAAGGGTATGAAAAATTAGTGGAAAAGGTATCAAGCTTGGAAGAAGTTTTAAAGAGCATAGATCAAAGAATATACGACCTTAGCCTAAGGGAGAACATCTATGTTGAAAAGAAAAAAATTCTTGTTGAGAATCTAAAGAATATTGAGAAGGAAAAAATTCTTTTAAAAGATAAAATCTTGGAATTAAAAAAGAGAGAAGAAGAGATTGGAAATCTTTTTCAGGATTTTAATCATGATGAGTTTTCAAAAATTGAGATAGAGCTTAAGAAGAAGGAAGATTATCTTCAAGATCTTATTGTAAAAAAAGGAAAGATAGAGGATAAAGTAAAATCCTTTGAGGTTTTGAAAGATCAGCCAGATATTGAAGAATTAAAGTTCGTAAAGGAGAAATTGGAAAACTTTATTGTTAAATATAGGAAGAAACTTGAGACTTTAGAAAGGTATAGGGAAGAGATAGAAAGTAAACTTTTAGAGGAAAGTAAGATTTTGAAAAAGAAAGAAGATACTTATGAAAAGAATAGAATAGAGATACTAAAGCTCAACAATATTCTTGCCGAGTTAAAAGAAGCCACTCTTGAGAATCTTCCCCGTGGAGTTAGAGAACTGTTAGTATATAAAAAGAACAAAATTCATGATATCTTAAAAAATCTCATAAATATACCTAAGGAATACATGGTGGCTCTATATAACTTTTTGGGGAATACTATATACGACATTGTTGTTGACGATGAAAATACTGCAAGAGAATTGATAGGCTATTTAAAAGAGAGAAAACTTGGCTGGGCCACTTTTAGACCTCTTACCTTATGTAGAGATGAAAGAATAAGAGAAATCCCTCAAGAAATTTCTAATGTTTTAAGAGCCATAGATGTGATTGAATATGATCCCAAATATGATAGATTAATCAAAAATGTATTAGGGAATGTATTAATCTTTACAGATTTTCAGACAGCCTCAAATTATAAGAATCTTCTTTGGGAAGGCTGGAGGATTGTTACTGTTCAAGGGGAGGTATTTCATCCTTCAGGGACTATAAGTGGAGGAGTTAGGTTTGGAGTTGAAGTGGCTCTTAATACGGAGAGAGCGATCCTTGATGCTGAGGAGAAAATAAGAGATTATACTGAGGCAAATAACTTTTTAAAGAGGGATATAGAAGAATTAGGAATTAGCATTGAGAAAAATAGGAAGCTAAAGCAAAAGTTAGAAAGTTTAATGTTAAGAATAGAAAATAAAATAAATGAAAAAGAGAAGGCTCTTGTGGAACTTGAAAAGAAAATTAATTTATACGAGGATTATCTTAAAGAGGGAAGGATTGTCTTAAGAGAATTTGATTCCCTACTCAAGGAAATTGAGAAAGAAAAGTTGGAAGTTGAAAATCTCAGGAAAAGTTATGACGAAAAGAGAATTAGAAAAATTGAGGTTGAAAAAGATTTAACATTAGTTAAGGAAAATCTTAATGGCTTAAAAGAAAGATTAGAAGATTTAGAAGAAGAAGAGAAGAGAGTTAGAGATGAACTAATTTTGTTGGAGAAGGCTTTGGATGAGTGCAAAGATGAATATGAGAAAATAAATAGTGAGAAAGAAAATTTTGTAATTGAAAATAAAAAATTTCTTGAAGAAGGGGAAAGAATTAAGAACGAGATAAAAAGGCTTGAGAGAGAATGGCAAAAATTGAGAGAAGAACTTGTGATTCTTGAGGAGAGAAAAAAAGATTTACAAGAAAGGATCAAAGAATTAGAAATGGAGTATGATAAAAACTATAAAGATGGATTAGATGTGAAGATAAATCTTTCTGAAGAGGAATTAAAGAAATTGGAATCAGAAATAATTCAAGAGATGGAATCTTTGGGTCCAATAAATTTCCTTGCTGAGACTAAGTTGAAAGAAGAGGAGTCAAAATATAAATCTCTTCTTTTCCAGATAGAAGATATTGAAGGTTCTATTAATTCATTAAAAAAGATTATAAAAGATACAAGGGAAGAAGCAGAAAGAAGATTTTTAAACGCTTTTAGTTCATTCAGAGATAGGGCTAAAAACAATTGGAAATTATTCTTTCCAAATGCGGAGTTTGATTTGTTAATTGAAAATGAGAAGGAGGTCCTTGATTCAGAAGTAAAGTTAAAAATTTCTTCTCAGAAAAAGAATTGGAAAAGTTTGTTGATGCTTTCAGGTGGTGAAAAGAGTATAGTAGGGATTGTACTCCTTTTATCGGCTGTAGAACTTGCTCCTGTAAACTTTTGTTTTTGGGACGAGATAGATGCGGCTTTAGATAATCAGAATGCTCAAATTTTGGGAAAGAAGATAAAGGAGCTTAGTGATAGAAATCAGTTCATTCTTATTAGTCATAATCCTGTCTTGATGCAGCATGCAGATATAATATATGGAGTAACTTTGAATGAAAAGGGAGCATCTCAAGTTTTATCTTGGAAGGTAAAAGAGGAGGTATGA
- a CDS encoding beta-ketoacyl-ACP synthase III: protein MGVGIIGIGTAVPSRVLTNFDLEKMVDTSDEWITTRTGIKERRIADNKTTPSDLGAEAALKAIEMAKISPEEIDLIIVTSASLEMVFPSMAAIIQNKIGAKNAGGFDLLSACTGFVSSVITGAQFIRTGDVKTVLVIGTEVLSRFIDWEDRNTCVLFGDGAGAVILREVGDNYGLLSWSLHLDGSGADLLAIPGGCAKYPCSEEVLKNKLHYIKMNGREVFKFSVRVIGEVTEEALSKAGLSSKDLNWLVPHQANIRIIEAGAERLGIPLDKVAINLQKYGNTSTASIPLALEELIKEKKLKDGDIVALVGFGAGLSWGSAVMRWKEI, encoded by the coding sequence ATGGGTGTAGGGATAATAGGAATTGGGACGGCAGTTCCCTCTCGTGTTTTAACTAATTTTGACCTTGAAAAAATGGTAGATACATCTGATGAATGGATCACAACAAGGACGGGAATAAAAGAAAGGCGAATTGCAGATAATAAGACAACTCCTTCAGATTTAGGAGCAGAAGCAGCGTTAAAAGCTATAGAAATGGCAAAGATATCACCAGAGGAAATAGATTTGATTATTGTAACTTCTGCCTCACTTGAAATGGTTTTTCCTTCTATGGCTGCTATAATTCAGAACAAAATAGGAGCAAAAAATGCTGGTGGGTTTGATCTCTTGAGTGCATGCACAGGGTTTGTATCTTCGGTAATAACTGGTGCTCAATTCATAAGAACGGGAGATGTAAAAACTGTATTAGTGATAGGTACAGAAGTCCTTTCACGTTTTATTGATTGGGAAGATAGAAACACATGTGTTCTTTTTGGAGATGGTGCGGGAGCAGTAATTTTAAGAGAGGTCGGAGATAATTATGGTTTACTTTCTTGGAGTCTTCATTTAGATGGGTCTGGAGCAGATCTTTTAGCTATTCCTGGGGGTTGTGCTAAATATCCTTGTTCTGAAGAGGTACTTAAGAATAAGCTTCATTATATAAAAATGAATGGAAGAGAAGTATTTAAATTTTCTGTAAGAGTAATAGGTGAGGTTACTGAGGAAGCGCTATCAAAAGCAGGTTTGAGTTCAAAAGATCTTAATTGGCTTGTTCCTCATCAAGCAAATATAAGAATAATTGAGGCTGGTGCAGAAAGATTAGGTATACCCCTTGATAAGGTGGCTATTAATCTACAAAAATATGGAAATACTTCTACCGCTTCTATTCCTCTTGCTTTGGAGGAGCTAATAAAGGAGAAAAAATTAAAAGATGGGGATATTGTAGCGTTGGTAGGTTTTGGAGCTGGATTATCCTGGGGTTCAGCCGTAATGAGGTGGAAGGAAATTTAA
- a CDS encoding N-acetyltransferase: MIRKAKIEDIPEIHKIINEFAEKGLLLPRSLSDLYENIRDFYILVIDGKVVGTSALHIIWEDLGEVRSVIVKDEYRGRGYGKKLVDTCLREAKFLGLKRVLALTYIPEYFKKLGFVEVDKRTLPFKVWSDCVKCPKFPDCGEIALLYYL; encoded by the coding sequence ATGATAAGAAAAGCAAAGATAGAAGACATACCCGAGATTCATAAAATAATCAACGAATTCGCAGAAAAAGGTCTGCTTCTTCCCAGATCCTTAAGTGATCTTTATGAAAATATTAGGGATTTTTACATTCTTGTTATTGATGGAAAGGTAGTTGGAACATCCGCTCTGCATATTATATGGGAAGATTTGGGTGAAGTAAGGTCGGTCATTGTAAAAGATGAGTATAGAGGTAGGGGATATGGGAAGAAGCTTGTAGATACATGTTTGAGAGAAGCTAAATTTTTAGGCCTAAAAAGAGTACTTGCTTTAACCTATATTCCAGAGTATTTTAAAAAACTTGGTTTTGTTGAAGTAGACAAAAGAACATTACCTTTTAAGGTATGGAGTGACTGTGTTAAATGCCCAAAATTCCCTGACTGTGGGGAAATAGCTCTTCTTTACTACTTATGA
- a CDS encoding signal peptidase II, translated as MKYLLVLLIFLLDRITKELAERGYFSRLNIDFFLNFYLTHNYGVAFGIDIARKIILIFNFLALIVLVLLYRKFGFIGLAFILGGLLGNLYDRVFYGYVIDFIHLRNFFVFNLADLFISLGGVLVFFKLIK; from the coding sequence ATGAAATACTTGTTAGTTCTTTTGATTTTTCTCTTAGACAGGATCACTAAAGAGCTCGCAGAAAGAGGCTACTTTAGCAGATTAAATATTGATTTTTTCTTGAATTTTTACCTTACTCATAACTATGGTGTTGCTTTTGGAATTGATATTGCACGAAAAATCATTTTAATCTTTAATTTTTTAGCTCTAATTGTCCTTGTTCTTTTGTATAGAAAATTTGGATTTATAGGACTTGCTTTTATTTTAGGTGGACTTCTTGGGAATTTATATGATAGAGTTTTTTATGGATATGTGATAGACTTTATTCATCTGAGGAACTTTTTTGTTTTTAATTTGGCAGACCTTTTTATTAGCTTAGGAGGGGTATTAGTATTTTTTAAACTAATAAAGTGA
- the fabG gene encoding 3-oxoacyl-[acyl-carrier-protein] reductase — MLKDRVALVTGGSRGIGRAIVLSFAKEGAKVLINYKGNEKAAMETLEEVKKIGGEGEVFKADVSIEEEVDKMFNFVLEKWGRLDILVNNAGITRDNLLIRMKSEEWDQVINTNLKGVFYCTRSAVKIMLKQRYGRIINISSVIGLRGNIGQANYAAAKAGIIGFTKAVAKEVASRGITVNAVAPGFILTDMTEVLSEEMKKKALEEIPMGRFGDPKDVASAVKFLASDEAGYITGVVLSIDGGLSI; from the coding sequence ATGTTGAAAGATAGAGTAGCTTTAGTTACAGGAGGTAGTAGAGGAATAGGAAGGGCTATTGTGCTCTCTTTTGCAAAAGAGGGGGCAAAAGTTTTAATAAACTATAAGGGTAATGAAAAAGCAGCTATGGAGACTTTAGAGGAAGTAAAGAAGATAGGGGGTGAGGGAGAGGTATTTAAAGCTGACGTTAGTATAGAAGAAGAAGTTGATAAGATGTTCAATTTTGTACTTGAAAAATGGGGAAGGTTAGATATATTAGTTAACAATGCAGGAATAACAAGAGACAATTTACTAATAAGAATGAAGAGTGAAGAGTGGGACCAGGTGATAAATACAAATTTGAAAGGTGTTTTTTACTGTACAAGGTCGGCAGTGAAGATCATGTTGAAACAAAGATACGGTAGAATAATAAATATTTCATCAGTAATAGGTTTGAGAGGGAATATAGGTCAAGCAAATTATGCTGCTGCTAAGGCAGGTATAATAGGCTTTACAAAGGCTGTGGCAAAGGAGGTTGCTTCAAGAGGGATAACAGTAAATGCGGTTGCACCAGGATTTATTTTGACAGATATGACTGAGGTTTTGTCTGAGGAGATGAAGAAAAAAGCCCTGGAAGAAATACCTATGGGAAGATTTGGAGATCCTAAAGATGTGGCAAGTGCTGTAAAGTTTCTTGCATCCGATGAGGCAGGGTATATAACTGGAGTAGTTTTAAGTATTGACGGAGGACTTTCTATTTAG
- the fabD gene encoding ACP S-malonyltransferase: MSVFVFPGQGSQYVGMFSEFLDKEEFKDYFERVKEVVGEDFIKKVQEGPEDVLRDTRISQPGIFIVSVILSDYLMENGVIPKYLVGHSLGEYSAFYAGKVFNFETGLKLIKKRAEVMNSVAERVDGGMWAVIGDLSEIEESLMELQKEEIPLWAANYNAPSQLVLSGKKEAFEIWYSKMKNKVKKVVPLSVSGPFHSPLMREAEEIFKSYLENIEFSDPKTYIVSSTTGDVVKSKEEAKEILVKQFTSSVRWIDAINKLTDLGERIFIEVGPGKVLQGLIKKIDFNVKVLGVEKVEDLEKIRGEL; encoded by the coding sequence ATGAGTGTATTTGTTTTTCCAGGACAAGGTTCTCAATATGTAGGTATGTTCTCAGAATTTTTAGATAAGGAAGAATTTAAAGATTACTTTGAAAGAGTTAAAGAGGTAGTAGGAGAAGATTTTATTAAAAAAGTACAAGAGGGTCCTGAGGATGTTTTGAGAGATACAAGAATATCTCAGCCAGGGATTTTTATTGTTAGTGTAATTTTATCTGATTATCTTATGGAAAATGGTGTAATTCCTAAATATTTAGTTGGCCATAGTTTAGGAGAGTATTCTGCATTTTATGCAGGTAAGGTTTTTAATTTTGAAACTGGATTAAAGCTTATAAAAAAGAGAGCTGAGGTTATGAACAGTGTGGCTGAGAGAGTAGATGGGGGAATGTGGGCGGTAATAGGAGATTTAAGTGAGATAGAAGAGAGTCTTATGGAATTGCAAAAAGAAGAGATACCTTTATGGGCTGCGAATTATAATGCACCATCACAGTTGGTATTGTCTGGGAAAAAAGAAGCCTTTGAGATATGGTATTCGAAGATGAAGAATAAGGTAAAAAAGGTTGTGCCTCTTTCTGTGAGTGGTCCTTTTCATTCACCATTAATGAGAGAGGCTGAAGAAATTTTTAAAAGTTATTTAGAAAACATAGAATTTAGTGATCCTAAAACTTATATTGTAAGTAGCACTACTGGTGACGTGGTTAAGAGTAAAGAAGAAGCAAAAGAAATACTTGTTAAACAATTTACATCTTCAGTAAGATGGATAGATGCCATTAATAAGCTTACTGACTTGGGAGAGAGGATTTTTATAGAGGTTGGTCCTGGAAAAGTTCTTCAGGGATTGATAAAAAAGATAGATTTCAATGTAAAAGTTTTAGGCGTAGAAAAGGTAGAGGATCTTGAGAAAATAAGGGGGGAGTTATAA
- the lgt gene encoding prolipoprotein diacylglyceryl transferase has product MYPKLLTIPQFQFLKYKIGPIVIYSWGTFVALGFLIGILLAMRWAKRENIDPDHVLNVAVWSIISSIIGARAVYVIKYWNAYKTNPITILHLWDGGLIFFGGFLVALVVVLLYLKRYKIDYWKFLDILAPAVAIGSAIGRIGCFLNGCCYGYETPLLWGVKFPNVYGYRHATELYYTIAFLIVFIYLLRVKSRKTFDGEVATNFFIYYSFAFFLVEIFRDNPRNFLYLTGSQTVSLLLIAFGIYAYRRRRAGRPIIPEQCLFWKIMTTKPKVSKKR; this is encoded by the coding sequence ATGTATCCAAAATTACTTACAATTCCACAATTCCAGTTTTTGAAGTACAAAATAGGACCAATTGTTATTTACTCATGGGGAACATTTGTGGCTCTTGGTTTTCTCATCGGTATACTCCTTGCTATGAGATGGGCTAAAAGGGAGAATATTGATCCAGATCATGTGCTCAATGTGGCGGTATGGAGCATAATCTCCTCCATAATAGGAGCAAGAGCGGTCTATGTAATTAAGTACTGGAATGCTTATAAAACTAATCCTATCACTATCTTGCATCTATGGGATGGCGGATTAATATTTTTTGGAGGGTTCCTTGTAGCATTAGTTGTAGTTTTGCTTTATTTGAAAAGGTATAAGATTGATTATTGGAAGTTTTTAGACATATTAGCCCCTGCTGTTGCTATAGGAAGTGCTATAGGTAGAATTGGATGTTTTCTTAATGGTTGTTGTTATGGGTATGAGACTCCTCTCCTTTGGGGAGTAAAGTTTCCAAATGTTTATGGATATAGACATGCAACAGAACTTTACTATACAATAGCTTTTCTTATTGTGTTTATATATCTTTTGAGAGTTAAAAGTAGAAAGACCTTTGACGGAGAAGTAGCAACTAATTTCTTTATTTACTATTCTTTTGCTTTTTTCCTTGTAGAAATCTTTAGAGATAATCCCCGTAATTTCCTTTATTTAACAGGTTCTCAGACTGTTTCTTTACTTTTAATTGCTTTTGGTATCTACGCTTATAGGAGAAGAAGAGCAGGGCGTCCTATTATTCCAGAGCAATGCTTATTCTGGAAGATTATGACTACAAAGCCTAAGGTCAGTAAAAAAAGATAA
- the acpP gene encoding acyl carrier protein, which translates to MDESTIFEKVKKIIVDQLRVDENLVTMDSNIQEDLGADSLDAVELIMALEEEFGIDVQDEEAENFKTVGDVVRYIEKRL; encoded by the coding sequence ATGGATGAGAGCACCATTTTTGAAAAAGTCAAAAAAATAATTGTGGATCAACTTAGAGTAGATGAGAATCTTGTTACTATGGACTCAAATATTCAAGAAGATTTAGGAGCCGACTCTTTGGATGCAGTAGAGCTAATAATGGCATTAGAAGAAGAGTTTGGTATTGATGTGCAAGATGAAGAAGCTGAAAATTTTAAGACTGTGGGTGATGTAGTAAGGTATATAGAAAAGAGGCTATAA
- the fabF gene encoding beta-ketoacyl-ACP synthase II — MRRRVAITGLGVISPVGIGKDVFWENIKKGESGISFISKFPTDDFPTKIAGEVKDFNPEEFIDKREARRLDRFSQFAIAATRLALEDSGWNPTEEEKENTAVIVTSGIGGFETLENQFRSLFEKGPNRISPFLIPMVIINIASGNISIFFGFKGPNYSPVSACASSAHAIGIGYRLVSTGEADFAIVGGSEASITPMGIAGFCALQALSTRNDEPEKASRPFDAKRDGFVMGEGAGILILEELNHAINRGARIYAEIVGFGASDDAYHITAPDPEGNGAVLSMKRAIKDAGINPEDINYINAHGTSTKLNDKIETLAIKKVFGEYAYKIPVSSTKSMVGHLLGAAASVESIATVLSIYEGIIHPTINYEEKDPECDLDYVPNVARKWDIKYALKNSFGFGGQNATLIFKKYEG; from the coding sequence ATGAGGAGAAGAGTTGCGATTACAGGTTTAGGTGTTATTTCTCCTGTTGGAATTGGAAAAGATGTTTTTTGGGAGAATATTAAGAAAGGGGAATCAGGAATTTCTTTTATCTCAAAATTCCCAACTGATGATTTTCCTACAAAAATTGCAGGTGAAGTAAAAGATTTTAACCCTGAGGAGTTCATAGATAAAAGAGAAGCAAGAAGACTTGATAGATTTTCCCAATTTGCTATTGCTGCTACAAGGCTTGCTCTTGAAGACTCAGGATGGAATCCTACAGAAGAGGAGAAGGAAAATACTGCTGTTATTGTTACATCTGGAATAGGTGGTTTTGAGACCTTAGAGAATCAATTTAGATCCTTATTTGAAAAGGGACCAAATAGGATTAGTCCTTTTCTAATACCTATGGTTATCATAAATATAGCCTCTGGAAATATTTCTATCTTCTTTGGATTTAAGGGGCCTAATTATTCTCCTGTTTCTGCTTGCGCCTCTTCTGCTCATGCTATTGGTATTGGCTATAGATTAGTCTCTACAGGAGAAGCGGATTTTGCTATTGTTGGAGGAAGCGAAGCTTCCATAACTCCAATGGGAATTGCTGGTTTTTGTGCTCTTCAAGCTTTATCTACTCGAAACGATGAGCCAGAAAAGGCAAGCAGACCTTTTGATGCAAAGAGAGATGGCTTTGTCATGGGAGAGGGAGCAGGAATTCTTATTCTTGAGGAACTTAATCATGCTATAAATAGAGGTGCAAGAATTTATGCAGAAATAGTTGGTTTTGGTGCGTCGGATGATGCATATCATATTACTGCTCCAGATCCCGAGGGGAATGGTGCAGTTTTGTCTATGAAAAGAGCGATTAAAGATGCAGGTATAAATCCAGAAGATATTAATTATATAAATGCTCATGGGACTTCTACAAAATTAAATGATAAAATTGAGACTCTTGCTATAAAGAAGGTTTTTGGAGAGTATGCATATAAAATCCCTGTAAGCTCAACCAAATCTATGGTTGGACATCTCCTTGGAGCAGCAGCTTCTGTAGAGTCTATAGCTACAGTGTTGTCCATATATGAGGGTATAATTCATCCTACTATAAATTATGAGGAGAAAGATCCAGAATGTGATTTAGATTATGTACCTAATGTAGCACGTAAATGGGATATAAAATATGCTTTAAAAAACTCCTTTGGTTTTGGAGGACAAAACGCTACGCTTATATTTAAGAAGTATGAAGGATGA
- the rnc gene encoding ribonuclease III, with the protein MRDRNIRNVKVEDIVERVKEKTRVSFNDKDLLIEALTHPSFKHENPNFKQDNQRLEFLGDAVLNMIITEILFQRYREASEGFLTQKRIYLVKEETLYKKAKSLDLGELILLGVGEEKQGGRDKISILSDLFEAFIGALYLDKGYEYTKNFVEEIFKEEIESIEMEVDWKNLLQTYLQKEGKKPQYIVSREVGPEHDKTFYVELWIDDEKISEGEGKNKREAEIKAAQKALEKIKNDLS; encoded by the coding sequence ATGAGAGACAGGAATATAAGAAATGTAAAAGTAGAAGATATAGTAGAAAGAGTAAAGGAGAAAACTAGGGTTTCTTTTAATGACAAAGACTTATTAATAGAGGCCTTGACTCACCCTTCTTTTAAGCATGAAAATCCTAATTTCAAACAGGATAATCAAAGGCTTGAGTTTCTTGGAGACGCAGTTTTAAATATGATAATTACCGAAATTCTATTTCAAAGATATAGAGAGGCATCAGAGGGATTTTTAACTCAAAAGAGAATTTATCTTGTGAAAGAAGAGACTCTATATAAAAAGGCAAAAAGCCTTGATCTTGGAGAATTGATTTTGTTAGGGGTAGGAGAAGAAAAACAAGGTGGAAGAGATAAAATTTCGATTCTAAGTGATCTTTTTGAGGCTTTTATTGGAGCTCTCTATTTGGATAAAGGATATGAGTATACCAAAAATTTTGTGGAGGAAATTTTTAAAGAAGAGATAGAAAGTATAGAGATGGAGGTTGACTGGAAAAATCTTTTACAGACTTATCTTCAAAAAGAGGGTAAAAAGCCTCAATATATCGTGTCTCGAGAAGTAGGACCTGAACATGACAAGACCTTTTATGTGGAATTATGGATTGATGATGAGAAGATATCAGAAGGAGAAGGAAAAAATAAAAGAGAAGCAGAAATTAAGGCAGCCCAAAAAGCTTTGGAGAAGATAAAAAATGATCTATCTTAA